From Anopheles coluzzii chromosome 3, AcolN3, whole genome shotgun sequence, the proteins below share one genomic window:
- the LOC120957083 gene encoding elongation of very long chain fatty acids protein, with protein sequence MSPDVISEPSNGILDRVVKFFVENQDERTKEWFLSGSITPLIMILVTYLYFCLYAGPRYMAKRKPFKLEGVLIAYNAVQVLLSIVLVYEGIEGGWRKHYNYSCQPVDYSRNPVAMRMARAVWMYYMCKVVELLDTVFFVLRKKQNQVSFLHVYHHTLMPVCGFIGVKYFAGGHGTLLGVINSFIHVCMYAYYMLAAMGPKVQKYLWWKRYLTVMQIVQFIIVFFHTVQVQFQPTCGYPKSIAALLTLNAGLFIYMFSSFYVHSYIRKSNGAAPQRTAGKAGEENNNQLECKPKDAVEANTRPAVEAKKAL encoded by the exons ATGAGTCCAGACGTCATAAGTGAACCGAGCAACGGCATCCTGGACAGGGTGGTGAAGTTTTTCGTAGAAAATCAAG ATGAGCGCACGAAGGAGTGGTTCCTGTCCGGTTCCATCACGCCGCTGATCATGATCCTCGTCACGTACCTGTACTTCTGCCTGTACGCTGGACCCCGGTACATGGCCAAGCGGAAGCCCTTCAAGCTGGAGGGTGTGCTGATCGCGTACAACGCGGTACAGGTGCTGCTCAGCATCGTGCTAGTGTATGAA GGAATTGAGGGCGGATGGAGGAAACACTACAACTACTCCTGCCAACCCGTGGACTACAGCCGAAACCCGGTAGCAATGAGG ATGGCTCGTGCCGTTTGGATGTACTACATGTGCAAGGTCGTGGAGCTGCTCGACACGGTGTTCTTTGTACTGCGGAAGAAACAGAACCAGGTTTCGTTCCTGCACGTCTACCACCACACCCTGATGCCGGTCTGTGGCTTCATTGGCGTCAAGTACTTTGCCG GAGGTCACGGTACGCTGTTGGGCGTCATCAACTCGTTCATCCACGTGTGCATGTACGCGTACTACATGCTGGCCGCGATGGGACCGAAG GTTCAAAAGTACCTGTGGTGGAAGCGTTACCTGACCGTGATGCAGATC GTGCAGTTCATCATTGTGTTCTTCCACACGGTGCAGGTGCAGTTCCAGCCGACCTGCGGCTACCCGAAATCGATCGCCGCCCTGCTGACGCTGAACGCCGGCCTGTTCATCTACATGTTCAGCTCGTTCTACGTGCACTCGTACATCCGCAAGTCGAACGGTGCGGCACCGCAGCGCACCGCCGGCAAGGCGGGCgaggaaaacaacaaccagTTGGAATGCAAACCAAAGGACGCCGTCGAGGCGAACACGCGGCCAGCCGTCGAGGCTAAGAAGGCGCTGTAG